The following is a genomic window from Neodiprion virginianus isolate iyNeoVirg1 chromosome 1, iyNeoVirg1.1, whole genome shotgun sequence.
CGTTCTGTGTGATCATTCAATTGATACACGTGTGAATTTCAACCTTCAAATGCGTAACTTAATTACACcttgtaaaatcaaaacagTGTAATGATAAGACTTTTGCGCACAATTATACCTAAGTAGACGTCATACAAGTGAACATCGGCAACGAGAAATTACTTCGAACATTCATTAGAATCTTTGTATTTTAagataaaaatgcaaaatggCGTTTCGGACCATAGAAACTACAGTACACTACAACGAACAATAACATTTACCCATGTAGAATGCATTTTCCGAAGACATCGTGCAGTAGCCACTTGGTTGATACAGAAAACCCGTGTAATGGATCAAACACCAAACGCTACGGTTTCAACAAAAGAGCATTGAGAAAATTGTAATCTTAACCACAGGGTGTTTACCACCAACCAATCTGGGGTATAAGAATCTAATACACGTGACCTGATAGGAAACAACGGAAACAACCAACATTTTCTTCCATTACTATGTAACCACATGATAATATGGTGTCGTCGACTTCAGTGAAGGCCGGGTAGACCAAAACAACGAGATTAAATCTTCTGCGGTGTAACGTGCGGAAGCTAGAGATTGTAATTACTTGGAAAATAGATCATTTTATGCCGGATCCTACATAAAATGGACGATTTTTTCGCAGgatatacctacatatgtaGAGAGAGATATTAGAGGTAAAATACGAATTTGTCCTCAAAATCGATGCTGCAGCGGTTGCTGCAGCGTTCGCGTAATTTTAGAACGACCGATTTCCATGTGATATAATTCATTCATTAGTGTGAAACTTGTGACAATTAATGTTATTCTTCCAGTGCAAAATGGTGCTAAAACCTTATTTGCTGATTTTcatagaaatgaaattttttttttaccaaaactAGTGATCGTATAAACTATAACACAAAACGCAGCAGTGCTCATTTTCTGATACCCAGTATTACCTGCATTTTCACGTATATTTATACGCAGACTAGTCTTTGGGTTTGCGAAGTCGAATTAAATCCTGATACAGACTCAATGCGTATGATGTGCAAGAtgattcattgaaaaaatactttctCTAGTCGTATTTGTATTCAAGGTTGCGGTCAAATGGCCATCAATCTGACTAAGGTAAAGATTGAATACAGAGATGTGTAAACAATCGAAACGGTTTGACTTGTCAATTATTCTGCAGGAATCCATttactcaaattttttacttattgtAGTTGAAGGAAAAGGTTTACTATGTACTCTCAGAATCTGATTTGGTGCTAACCACATTGCATGAGTGAAtaaacaggttttttttttccaagaaaaGTGACAAACGAGCTAGTGTAGCTGGCAGATTGACTTTTTCCATATTGTAATCGCTCGATTAATAAATTGCAATAGAATTACAACGAAGacaaaagaaattcaaaatagctGGTATCATTAGAAACAACTATTCAATAGAAATAACTCACCTGAGGAGAAAGGAGCTAGATTTTCGGGACGTTTATCCATCTCTATGCCCTCCACTCGCGGATTGGGAGGTGTGTAAAGCTTATGATCTGGAACAAATTGTTCCTATAATAGTTTAACAGTTGAAGTATGCATTGATAATCGTCTCCAAAGACAGAACTGAGAAATAATCATTCTAATTGACTAATATTTCTGAATTTCCACCACAGCTTCAAATATTTCAGTATTACAGCTGTGTAGcaaatttttcctcaatgTTCGAGTTAGATTACCGGAGACAAAAAGCTGCTTCAATTAGACGATTGTTTCAACATTTATATCAGCTTTTATAAAAGAATAAAGGCAGATTAATAGATATTATGCATTGCGGCATAATAAAAGGTTTGTACGTTTTGTAAAAGGAAAGTTCTTCGTGTTGTTAAATTGTAAAGCAGAGTTCACTAACCGAAGTTATAATTCTATGCTCGCTGAGAACAATACGTGGACATGAATTATTTGGGAAAGTTGATAAAGAAGCAACGGACGATGGCAGACGGCCGTGCGCCGTCTTGTTGCCAGGGAAAGCAGTGTATTGACAAGGGGAATTGCTGCTTTCTCACAATCGTTGTTCTACCGTTTTTCACCACTTGTGCTACGGTCAGTGCAACACTCCGATACATACCAAGCGTAAATTGGAACGTGGAGGTccatttgagtaaaaatttattccgtaTTTTGAGTAAATAAACACAACGTCTTGACAGGACTCTTTGACAACACAAAAATTATCACGGCGCGCCGCCGGCCATTTTCTATTCCTGGCTCTGGTGCCGCCTCACTACGATTCGGAAGGGAGACGAATGCCGCGTTATGTCCAATTCGAATTGTCCACCAATCGAAAGACGGCGAAAATCATGATGGCGGCATCGATGCCGGCCATTCAATCATTAAAATCGTTTTTATTCCATGTTTCTGATGTAATCGTTCTAGGACAACTCTGATTTTAGGGTAAGAATCCTCGAATCGTTCGAATATTTGTGCGCAAAtcaccaaaaacaaaatatttccagCAAGCTGTCACAATGTGATACAATGGTGTAATGATATTGGTCGGATCTAACGGAAAGCGCCAATAATATCAGTTTGTGTCAAGTTGTGTCGGCTGCTGTTAAGGGTCTCAGATATTCACGTATCATTTTGAATTGTAtcagcgaaaaaaaagaacgacgTGGATGGCCCGTGGATATGGGAAACGCAACATGTTCCACAATACGTGATGGAATGCTCGTtcgatttatatttttaacgaaaattaacGGAGTGTTATCAGGTTACTTTCTTGTTATAGAACTACAGCGATTGGTGTACAGTGTATTTAAGAGCTACAGTCAGCTACAATTAAATGTAGACCTTTGATCCTTATCTATTACAGTAGAAGAGTAATACACGTTCTGCTGTATACTTGACTTGAGGATAAACCCCGCCGTCGTTTTAAAAAGTGATCATCTTAGGATCAAAAAGAATGGACGAAGCTCATCGTCTGAAGATAGCGGTCGTAAGAAATGCGATTGGCACGTATCCTGACTTTCCAAAACCAGGAGTTATATTCAGGTAAATTCTGGATAGTTGGGTACTTTCAAAGCAACACAAGTTTTACGCAAATATAGTGCGGGGTTCCCAATGTTCTATTAAATCATTTCTGTTTCTTTAATTTTAGAGACGTGTTCAGTATTCTGACCAATGTCAGTGCATCACAGGTATTGATGGATCTCATGGTGGAGCATGCAAGGTCGTTGGGAATTGATGTAATCGTAGGTTTGGATGCCAGAGGATTCTTGTTTGGACCCTTAATAGCTGCCAAACTTGAGAAACCATTCGTACCTATAAGGAAGAAGGGCAAGTTGCCTGGTCGAGTTCTGTCTCAGTCTTTTAAACTTGAGTACGGGGAGGCaagtatttaatttatttctcttaTCCTTTTGAATGTAAGCATACTTGAATAAATACGTGCAatctgaaattattattgtttaaacTAATTTATTTCAGGATACTTTTGAAATACAAGAAAATGTTCTGGGCAAAAGGAAACGTGTGCTAGTCGTTGATGATCTTCTCGCAACTGGAGGTGTAATAGAAATAACAGATATTAACAAGCTTTTCCTACCTTTGGAATATACCTATCTCATCTTTGGAGAATAGTTGTAGAATCTTCTCTAACCAAAATAATCATTGCATTgaattatagtttttttttcagaaaacgagAGGCATTTTTGCATGTACAATGCAGATAGAGATTACAAGACTTAATACCAATTTCAATTCCAGGGACAATGGCGGCAGCTATTCAGTTGTTGAATTTAGCTGATGCGGATGTTCATTGCCTGGTAGTAATAGAGCTGACATCACTCAATGGACGTAGCAAATTGGCGGCTCCCGTACACTCCATCGtacaatttgaataattaaacttATAAATGATGCACaatataaataagaaaacattccggcattatttgtaaaaaatttttatttccacgaacaattattttgtatatattcAGAGTTAATATATGTTTGTCATTTGATAcactatgtataatattcttGTTACAGGGACAATTATTCAACGTTGAGATATTTACTTCAGTACAATACGGTCAATTCATTCTTGAGCGCAAAGACTGAGCACGTCGGTCTGTTCTATAATATCTCACACCATTTAATGTTCTACCAGCGATGAACTTGCGTTATTTACAAATTGTGACTTGTGTAGTAGTACTAGAGTCTAGTGTTTTTAACAATGTTTGAACCTcgaattccaatttttttacttgacCTTGCAATGTTTGACACTGTTTAGCTTGCAATTGTTGTTCTATAGCTTGATCTTCTGTCTCGATGCTGGATTCTTCGAGGTCGTGGGACTTCCTAGTATTTCGATTTTGCTTGTagagattttttaaacttaaTTTGTTGTTCAAAACCTTTGCATCGTAACATCGACGTTGCTCTAGAAATTACAAACACATAACTTTGTCATTAAACATACTTGGTGTTAGAATATAAAAGACCATAATCGCAAGTCTGGACCTCAAAATGATACTTTTGATTTAGTTAAAGTATCGAACAACTCACCGTCTACTCTAGCAGCCTCAATTTCTTTTAGAAAATTATCTCTTTCTATTTgcagttttctttcttccgcGGCTTTCAAGTGGCAACGTTTGCTATGTCTAAGTATTGTTGCTTGTTCCTCATTCCGTTGTAATCTTTGCAGTTCTAATTGTGAATCCTCCGTAAGATACTTTGGATACTGGTCATTCAAAAATGAGGGGTATGGTCCTGTTTTAGGTAACCGATGCATCGTGCTCCTTAGTTgatgtcaaaattttaaaaatgatcaaaaattaTCTTTCTCACAAAATGAGATTCAAAAATGTACTTTGTTTCAAAGTGAGAATAATGTACCTCAAATATCTGTCCGGGTGGAGATGATACGGTGTATTTTGATCTAATCTACGTACCACTCTCAATAAATCTACGACTCTTACATGCCCCTGTGCACGGTAGAACTGTGTAAAGTCCTGGGTGGAATGCAATTGAGACATGATAACTTCCCGTGAACAAATGCTGTAGGCGATTGAGCTCATTAATAAAAGAGTCGAGCGACCAGATGAGAAAAGATGATCCCATAAAATCAACCATTCATCTCCAGAAAGTACTTCACTCAGTGTGGTTTGCAGCAAAGGCCAAATGTATTCACTTGACGTTACACCTTTTTCACAAAAGTAATTTAGGAGCAAAGGGTCAGCTTCAGATAAAACGTTTTCTAGCATAGCTAAAACGTTCAATGGAGGTAAAGGATGATATTCGAACCATCGTTGGCAATAGTTTGATAATACTGAGATGATAATTTCGAAAGCGAGCAGGTGATTTCCCTGAAACGGTAACTTTATGTGTCATTTGTTTTAATACTAATTGCCATGTCTGAAATTCCAGCAAAAATTCTTACTACCTGGAAAACAACAATGAACGGAAAGACGAGCCGTGGCAAAAAAGTGCTGTGTGAGAGGAGAGGACACCAGTGAACCAAACAGTTGATGATCGTGGCCAGAACCAAGGCTTTGCCCTTATCCGCCAGGGGGTAATCGACCAAAATCTTCTCCATCAGTCCTTGCTGAGGGGTTTTGTTGGTCAAAGCTGAGTAGGCACATAGATTTCTTGGCAACTCCAATATTGATGCCCATATAAGCGGACGATGTTTACGTGGATACTCTCCAAACTCTTTTAATATGGGTATAagtcttttcaaatttaattcttcCTGGATATATTGTCTGACACATCTCAAGTGATGACCCAAGTCATGAGAACGAGATTGATTTGGCTTAAAAATCTTTGCCTTCTGCTTGGGCTCCGATGACAACAGATTATCTGCTATTTCCAATCTTAGACTTCCCGCTATGTCTATGCACGCTATATACCGCCCATTCGGTGATATACTAAGGTGATTGATATCGACCAAAGGATTACTTGACGACAGCGGCACGGCACAAGATGTACTCAAATCTATAAAGTGCAAGGTGTGATCGGAGCATAGGATGGCCAAGATTTTGTTAGCACCTCCATCCAGGACTTGGGGCAAAAAGCTGAGCTCTTTTATACACGCCAGTCCATCCGGTAATTCGAGACGTTTGATCAAATCCCATTTGAAGGTGTTTATGATGACGATGTTGTTCGATATTCCTGCCATCACCATCGCCCGTCCATCTTTTGTAAACTGATAATCGCGAACATCTCGTAGCCCGAATGGTTTCACGTTAATTTTAGTGTCCTGATCAAGCCGTTCAAACTCCCAGACTTGTAGTGTACAATCGCGATACAGTACAGCTATGATTCCTGTTGACGAAAACCTGGCTCGGCGGACGTTGACATTGGTAGTGAAAAATCGGAGTTGATGAACCTTGCTGAATGTAGAAAGATCCCACATTATAACTTCTTTTGAAGAATTAGTCAAGGCATAATTCTTGTAAGTGGCAATATATTTTACAGGGAACTTGTGGCCGATAAGTGAGCAATGCTCTCTGGCATCTCCACttatttttgtgattttaATCGTTCCATCAATCAATCCGACaagtatttcaattttgttcaGAGGATTGAATGCTATAAATGTACAAGACTGTACTGTCCCTAACTTGCAGTATCTCATACATTCTCCAAGTTCAACTAGGATAATCAGTCCTTTGGAATCAACGGCTAGAAGGCGATTTTCCGTTTCATCAAAGGCGAGCCGTGTCAGTTGCCTCTTAGCCGTTCGGCAGCTGCCCGAAGTATTTGACTTCACATCATCAGCCAACGGGTCTAGAATGTAGCtgtgcgatatttttttcaaggaaATCCACTTCTTGACATTCATAATCGGTATCAGACGTATGATTATAACCAATCTACGCCAAGTATAACGCAATTAATGCTTGTAAAAACATTGTAGATATTACATACATTCATTTACTTCTGGATATTAATTGCGCGAACCGCCATTTATAAACAACTATGACCGCATATCTTCCGATAGACTGTTACTTTTTGGCGGGAAAGCTGGTAATTCTCCAAAGTGAATACCTAAGGTGGAAAAAGTGATTGTAGCCTACTGCCACCTGGCGTTTAGAAACTGAGATACTTATCGGCGTCAAGAAAAGCAGGCCACTGAAtctaaatgaaaatttaaaatctaGGAAATAAACGGTATAAACAATTTGTGATCATTACAACCATTTCACAACGTATTTCtcgttaaaaatatatcgGTTACGATGCGGCTTATTAGAAAAAATACTTGTCATTTTTGAATGTTTTGTAGGAAAACTGGTAACTGTGATAAAAGCATTTGAGAATTTTCGTCGATAAAATTTGACTAGTCGGGCGTTGTAAATCTTGCACGAACAAGTGTCTCTCAAGACCTCAGTAATCTTCGCGATTGCCGGCAGCTCTCGGAGAAAACAAAAGCATGAAACAATTCCTACGCCGGTGAGATGATGAGATGCGCAGAGATGCGCGCGCAGTTCTCGATCGTACTTCGagagaatttgaaaacacaCGGCTGGGAGTTACGTCGCGGTGTTTCGTGTTCGTGTGGCGGTGTTGTTACCTGGAGTCTGCCGTGTTTAGTGATCACAATTTAACCGTAGTTCTGTTGATAAAGTGACGTGATGAGTGATAATTATTGATATACCTGAGAAACGGAATCATGCAGAGAAGTGGTGAGTAGCATTGGTCTTCTTCAACATATCCGGTAATCAGCAAGTGAAACGTGCGAATAATATCACTCTCGCTCACGTCGTCAACGTACCGACGACCATTTTGAGGGCGCCAAATATTTGCGTCAATCCATGGCGTCAATACGTAGCCATGCAGTGCGGCTTCGCGAGCCTCGGCCGGTCAATACATTGCGATAGGCCTAACCTATCCTCATCTCTTCGGTTTGCCCGTTTAGCTGCTCCTAACACCGTAGCCTTTAATCTTGTCATGCCAGAGTCGCTGGTGATATCAACTGCTGTATTTGGTCATCTTTTTTATTGCAATCCACACGTCGCCCTTGAAATATGTAACTCGCAAGATCGGCGTTGTGCGTATTCCAACAGCATAGACGACGTATCGCCGCACCTGCGGAATACCTAGACACGTATTCGGTTTGTTTACCAAACCTGAGCGGTGCGGGACACCTGTTAGTAGTTTCATTCGACGGAATAGAAGATTTTTTAGTGCTAATAGCAAGCTTCGAACTATAACGTAACAAAGATAGGAAACTATTGATTCCTATGACACCACGattaaacaaatgaaaaacggTGATATAAAAGGCCGCGGATTTGCTTCTGTCAACAAGCACTTTAAAGATCATTAACGCACGATAATCGGTAGACAAGACAGCTGAAGATCGAATATTAATTTCACTCAGTCCGACGGCGTGCAAATGTTGAACAGGCATCACTTGAtttaatgataaataaataaataatcctCCGACTGCCTCGTTTGTCTCGCTCTCTATACGTCTGTTTATTTTCAGTTACAGTTTTCCTTTAAACCGAGGCTGGTAAAATGCATACATACAGTCATATTATACGAACTACGCGGTGTACGCGACAGACGGTTTACAACATTATCTCAAGATAAACATGGAAGGGCCGAAAATAGGTCCCCAAACAaactgggggggggggggggcatttTTCACGTCCTGCGCTGAAACGGGAAAAAGACGCTTGTATCGCAGAGCTGGTGAAACAGCAGCGTTGTATTGTAACAGTGGATTTATTAATTAGAATATGCATCGCGACAGGCGGCAGCGCTCACGAGTCGGGACAAAACTGGGTTAAAATACGAAATTTGACACCCGTGGCAGCTGAGAGTTGATCATCGGACGAGTTTCTACCTACATTCTAATT
Proteins encoded in this region:
- the LOC124304475 gene encoding adenine phosphoribosyltransferase isoform X3, with product MDEAHRLKIAVVRNAIGTYPDFPKPGVIFRDVFSILTNVSASQVLMDLMVEHARSLGIDVIVGLDARGFLFGPLIAAKLEKPFVPIRKKGKLPGRVLSQSFKLEYGEDTFEIQENVLGKRKRVLVVDDLLATGENERHFCMYNADRDYKT
- the LOC124304475 gene encoding adenine phosphoribosyltransferase isoform X1; translated protein: MDEAHRLKIAVVRNAIGTYPDFPKPGVIFRDVFSILTNVSASQVLMDLMVEHARSLGIDVIVGLDARGFLFGPLIAAKLEKPFVPIRKKGKLPGRVLSQSFKLEYGEDTFEIQENVLGKRKRVLVVDDLLATGGTMAAAIQLLNLADADVHCLVVIELTSLNGRSKLAAPVHSIVQFE
- the LOC124304368 gene encoding TBC1 domain family member 31 isoform X1, with protein sequence MNVKKWISLKKISHSYILDPLADDVKSNTSGSCRTAKRQLTRLAFDETENRLLAVDSKGLIILVELGECMRYCKLGTVQSCTFIAFNPLNKIEILVGLIDGTIKITKISGDAREHCSLIGHKFPVKYIATYKNYALTNSSKEVIMWDLSTFSKVHQLRFFTTNVNVRRARFSSTGIIAVLYRDCTLQVWEFERLDQDTKINVKPFGLRDVRDYQFTKDGRAMVMAGISNNIVIINTFKWDLIKRLELPDGLACIKELSFLPQVLDGGANKILAILCSDHTLHFIDLSTSCAVPLSSSNPLVDINHLSISPNGRYIACIDIAGSLRLEIADNLLSSEPKQKAKIFKPNQSRSHDLGHHLRCVRQYIQEELNLKRLIPILKEFGEYPRKHRPLIWASILELPRNLCAYSALTNKTPQQGLMEKILVDYPLADKGKALVLATIINCLVHWCPLLSHSTFLPRLVFPFIVVFQGNHLLAFEIIISVLSNYCQRWFEYHPLPPLNVLAMLENVLSEADPLLLNYFCEKGVTSSEYIWPLLQTTLSEVLSGDEWLILWDHLFSSGRSTLLLMSSIAYSICSREVIMSQLHSTQDFTQFYRAQGHVRVVDLLRVVRRLDQNTPYHLHPDRYLRSTMHRLPKTGPYPSFLNDQYPKYLTEDSQLELQRLQRNEEQATILRHSKRCHLKAAEERKLQIERDNFLKEIEAARVDEQRRCYDAKVLNNKLSLKNLYKQNRNTRKSHDLEESSIETEDQAIEQQLQAKQCQTLQGQVKKLEFEVQTLLKTLDSSTTTQVTICK
- the LOC124304368 gene encoding TBC1 domain family member 31 isoform X2 produces the protein MPESIAHLSATSSLKVHQLRFFTTNVNVRRARFSSTGIIAVLYRDCTLQVWEFERLDQDTKINVKPFGLRDVRDYQFTKDGRAMVMAGISNNIVIINTFKWDLIKRLELPDGLACIKELSFLPQVLDGGANKILAILCSDHTLHFIDLSTSCAVPLSSSNPLVDINHLSISPNGRYIACIDIAGSLRLEIADNLLSSEPKQKAKIFKPNQSRSHDLGHHLRCVRQYIQEELNLKRLIPILKEFGEYPRKHRPLIWASILELPRNLCAYSALTNKTPQQGLMEKILVDYPLADKGKALVLATIINCLVHWCPLLSHSTFLPRLVFPFIVVFQGNHLLAFEIIISVLSNYCQRWFEYHPLPPLNVLAMLENVLSEADPLLLNYFCEKGVTSSEYIWPLLQTTLSEVLSGDEWLILWDHLFSSGRSTLLLMSSIAYSICSREVIMSQLHSTQDFTQFYRAQGHVRVVDLLRVVRRLDQNTPYHLHPDRYLRSTMHRLPKTGPYPSFLNDQYPKYLTEDSQLELQRLQRNEEQATILRHSKRCHLKAAEERKLQIERDNFLKEIEAARVDEQRRCYDAKVLNNKLSLKNLYKQNRNTRKSHDLEESSIETEDQAIEQQLQAKQCQTLQGQVKKLEFEVQTLLKTLDSSTTTQVTICK
- the LOC124304475 gene encoding adenine phosphoribosyltransferase isoform X2; this translates as MDEAHRLKIAVVRNAIGTYPDFPKPGVIFRDVFSILTNVSASQVLMDLMVEHARSLGIDVIVGLDARGFLFGPLIAAKLEKPFVPIRKKGKLPGRVLSQSFKLEYGEDTFEIQENVLGKRKRVLVVDDLLATGVFFSENERHFCMYNADRDYKT